In Nitrosopumilus sp. b3, one DNA window encodes the following:
- a CDS encoding redoxin domain-containing protein: MSAVIGQKAPNFGVSEWVQGAPTNFDQEKDHIVVLEVFQVNCPGCFMNALPEAINIYNKYKDDGVRVLGLATAFEDFDKNTLENLKMLAETGEVIGETKNALSMYGQLKDGNKLSYKIPFPLGMDNLTKTSGEISQEKIMEFIYPQIPDFDSQPDDYKNQIIQRVKDYMKSKEYSAETFEKFALQGTPSTIIVDRKGILRDVSFGQTGHIESIIEKLIAED; encoded by the coding sequence ATGAGCGCAGTAATTGGTCAAAAAGCACCAAATTTCGGGGTTTCAGAATGGGTTCAAGGTGCACCAACAAACTTTGATCAGGAAAAAGACCACATTGTGGTATTAGAAGTATTTCAGGTCAATTGTCCAGGATGCTTTATGAATGCATTACCAGAGGCAATTAACATTTACAACAAATACAAAGATGACGGAGTTAGAGTACTGGGTCTTGCAACAGCATTTGAAGATTTTGACAAAAATACATTAGAAAATTTGAAGATGCTTGCAGAAACTGGAGAAGTTATTGGAGAAACTAAGAATGCGCTATCAATGTATGGACAATTAAAAGATGGAAACAAGCTAAGTTATAAAATTCCATTTCCATTAGGGATGGATAATTTAACAAAGACTTCAGGTGAGATTAGCCAAGAAAAAATTATGGAGTTCATCTATCCGCAAATTCCTGATTTTGACTCACAGCCCGATGATTATAAAAATCAGATCATCCAAAGAGTCAAAGACTATATGAAATCAAAAGAATACTCTGCTGAAACATTTGAAAAATTTGCATTACAAGGAACTCCATCAACAATAATAGTAGATAGAAAAGGAATTCTCAGAGATGTGTCATTTGGGCAAACAGGACACATAGAATCAATTATTGAGAAATTAATTGCTGAAGACTAA
- a CDS encoding 50S ribosomal protein L15e, translating to MPSHQDKMWISLWKENAPELRERVVGWRKQNAITRIEKPSRLERARRLGYKAKQGIIVVRMRVGTGGMRKQRPTGGRRPKHLGVTRIKADDNMKTVANRRVLERYPNMKLLGSYFIYKDGKHYWFEVILADPQHPRIAQDKELNRRIPQTA from the coding sequence ATGCCTAGTCATCAAGACAAAATGTGGATCAGTCTTTGGAAGGAAAATGCTCCTGAACTACGTGAACGTGTAGTTGGATGGCGTAAGCAAAATGCAATCACTAGAATTGAAAAACCCAGTAGATTGGAGAGGGCTAGAAGATTAGGTTACAAAGCAAAACAAGGAATCATTGTTGTTAGAATGCGAGTTGGTACTGGTGGTATGAGAAAACAAAGACCAACTGGTGGTAGAAGACCAAAACATCTCGGTGTTACAAGAATCAAAGCAGATGATAACATGAAAACTGTTGCAAATAGAAGAGTTCTTGAAAGATATCCAAATATGAAACTTTTAGGTTCTTACTTTATCTATAAAGATGGAAAACATTATTGGTTTGAAGTTATCTTGGCAGATCCCCAACATCCAAGAATTGCTCAGGATAAAGAATTAAACAGACGAATTCCTCAAACTGCATAA
- a CDS encoding DUF6659 family protein: protein MDYEKFCSDILAADPKIRFATVYDEWASRVAGGMREGVENLLSNHAENELVNLSIMDWKARKDMSKWLGMTKYTLGEYDKVKRFSFYLGAEHLLLVSAEKDADTNVVVDEVIKLYYENQPK, encoded by the coding sequence ATGGATTATGAAAAATTTTGTTCAGATATTTTAGCTGCTGATCCTAAAATTAGATTTGCTACTGTATATGATGAATGGGCTTCACGTGTTGCAGGTGGGATGCGCGAGGGAGTTGAAAATTTACTTTCCAACCATGCTGAAAATGAATTAGTTAATCTTTCAATTATGGATTGGAAAGCACGAAAAGACATGTCAAAATGGTTGGGCATGACAAAATACACTCTAGGCGAATATGATAAAGTCAAGCGATTTTCATTTTACCTTGGTGCTGAGCATCTGCTTTTGGTTAGTGCTGAAAAAGATGCAGATACTAATGTTGTAGTTGATGAAGTGATCAAACTCTATTATGAAAACCAACCTAAATGA
- a CDS encoding D-2-hydroxyacid dehydrogenase, with translation MGFDDSVLICDEVDPILNKILEDNGLKVSYEPEITPDQIIERIPNFNIVIVRSRTTITKEMIDKAENCKIIARVGVGLDNVDQEAAKAKNIRVINAVEGAMNAVAELVLGLMLSLARQTARGDRAIRNGEWLKKELKGTELRGKYLGIIGLGNIGKRLGRLARALNMNIIGYDVVPIDEEFSKEVGLMKADLNTLLQSSDYISIHVPLLDSTHHLLDAQKMSTMKKTAKIINTSRGGVVDEDALYNALKNGTLGGAALDVFEKEPAIGNKLAELDNVILTPHIGAQTKEAQSLAANVIAEKIIQILRGVI, from the coding sequence ATGGGATTTGACGACTCTGTATTGATATGTGATGAAGTAGATCCCATTTTGAATAAAATTTTAGAAGATAATGGTCTCAAAGTATCTTATGAACCTGAAATTACTCCTGATCAAATAATAGAAAGAATTCCAAATTTCAATATTGTGATTGTTAGAAGTAGAACAACTATTACAAAAGAGATGATCGATAAAGCCGAGAATTGTAAAATTATTGCACGTGTTGGAGTTGGACTTGACAATGTAGATCAAGAAGCAGCTAAAGCAAAAAACATCCGTGTAATTAATGCCGTAGAAGGTGCAATGAATGCCGTAGCTGAATTAGTTTTAGGTTTGATGCTTTCTCTTGCAAGACAAACAGCAAGAGGTGATAGGGCCATTCGAAATGGAGAGTGGCTCAAAAAAGAACTCAAAGGAACTGAACTTAGAGGAAAATATCTCGGAATAATTGGTTTGGGAAATATTGGAAAAAGATTGGGACGACTTGCACGTGCGTTAAATATGAATATCATTGGATATGATGTGGTTCCAATTGATGAAGAGTTTTCAAAAGAAGTTGGATTGATGAAAGCTGATTTGAATACCCTATTGCAAAGCTCTGATTATATCTCAATACATGTCCCACTACTTGATTCTACACATCATCTCTTAGATGCACAAAAAATGTCAACAATGAAAAAGACTGCCAAAATTATCAATACATCTCGTGGTGGAGTTGTTGATGAAGATGCACTTTACAATGCTCTGAAAAATGGAACACTAGGTGGTGCAGCATTAGATGTTTTTGAAAAAGAACCTGCAATTGGCAATAAATTGGCTGAACTTGATAACGTGATCTTGACTCCTCATATTGGTGCTCAAACAAAAGAGGCTCAATCTTTGGCTGCAAATGTTATTGCAGAAAAAATTATTCAGATCCTCCGTGGCGTTATCTAG
- a CDS encoding thr operon leader peptide has translation MNKHSIITGIAIIVIVIPFLVSGLNILGTQTLEYRWGGPGQFSFFAMSNHGDIEFCNTMPFWTSFQKYEVALFYDSKHIGSFVVNPLIINPLSSQVQSGIFTSEEIAATQHVFMTLDFEFDGGDIRLDPNKFITVIQIDTPIIGMIPYSTTTQISGFDFDKIMNSDNLSCD, from the coding sequence ATGAACAAACATTCAATCATTACAGGAATTGCAATAATAGTAATTGTGATTCCTTTTTTGGTTTCTGGATTAAACATTCTTGGAACACAGACATTAGAGTATAGATGGGGAGGTCCTGGTCAATTTAGTTTCTTTGCAATGTCCAATCATGGGGATATTGAATTCTGCAATACAATGCCGTTTTGGACCAGCTTTCAAAAATACGAGGTCGCATTATTTTATGATTCAAAGCACATAGGTTCATTTGTAGTAAATCCTTTGATAATCAATCCATTATCATCACAGGTACAATCAGGGATTTTTACATCAGAAGAGATTGCAGCTACACAGCATGTCTTTATGACTTTGGATTTTGAGTTTGATGGTGGAGATATCAGACTAGATCCAAACAAATTCATCACAGTTATTCAAATCGATACTCCAATTATAGGAATGATTCCATATTCAACTACAACGCAGATATCAGGATTTGATTTTGACAAAATAATGAATTCAGATAACTTGTCTTGTGATTAG